The Nostoc sp. 'Lobaria pulmonaria (5183) cyanobiont' genome window below encodes:
- a CDS encoding group II intron reverse transcriptase/maturase yields MIRHSRHTSESWKALPWKKFRRNLFRLQKRVYKAVLVGDKRKARSLQKLILKSTSARFLAIRQVSQLNAGKKTAGIDGKKSLLSEERFKLEELLRTNSGNWKHQALREIPIPKKDGTTRMLKIPTIADRAWQCLAKYAIEPAHEATFHARSYGFRTGRSAHDAQMYIFANLNSNANGIEKRVIELDIEKCFDRINHSTIMDELIAPKGLKLGIFRCLKAGVNPEFPEQGTPQGGVVSPLLANIALNGIESIHRYEDKKRRWKEPSIRYADDMVIILRPEDDATEILERISEFLRKRGMNVSQKKTKVTAATDGFDFLGWHFKVQSNGKFRSTPSVDNFKAFRKKVKHIVNNSNYGATTKAEKLAPVVRGWRNYHKFCKMDGSRFSLWHINHRAFKVFNKETKQNRHKCQELIKKAFPAVSYSENKHVMVKGTKSPYDGDTAYWSERNSKLYDGETSKALKKQNHRCASCGLKFIDKERIHLHHIDGNHANWKKNNLEAIHESCHDYKHMSKGAS; encoded by the coding sequence ATGATTAGACACAGTAGACATACTAGTGAATCTTGGAAAGCCCTACCGTGGAAGAAATTCCGCCGTAACCTTTTCCGCCTTCAAAAGCGCGTGTACAAAGCGGTTCTTGTTGGAGACAAGCGGAAAGCTCGGTCACTCCAAAAGCTTATTCTCAAATCCACCTCGGCTCGATTTCTTGCAATAAGACAAGTATCTCAGCTAAATGCTGGTAAAAAGACGGCTGGTATTGATGGTAAAAAATCCCTCTTATCTGAAGAACGCTTCAAACTTGAAGAACTACTGAGAACGAACAGTGGAAATTGGAAGCATCAAGCACTACGAGAAATCCCCATCCCTAAGAAGGACGGGACTACCAGAATGCTTAAAATACCTACCATCGCGGATAGAGCTTGGCAATGCCTCGCAAAATATGCAATCGAACCAGCACACGAAGCCACTTTCCACGCCAGAAGTTACGGGTTTAGAACTGGGCGCTCTGCCCATGATGCACAAATGTACATCTTTGCAAACCTTAACTCCAATGCCAACGGAATAGAAAAACGAGTAATCGAACTCGACATTGAAAAGTGCTTCGACAGGATTAACCACTCAACGATAATGGACGAACTCATTGCCCCAAAAGGCTTAAAACTCGGTATCTTCCGATGCCTCAAGGCGGGAGTCAACCCAGAATTCCCCGAACAGGGTACACCTCAAGGGGGAGTAGTTAGCCCACTATTAGCTAATATCGCACTCAACGGGATTGAGAGTATACACAGATACGAAGATAAAAAGAGACGCTGGAAAGAACCATCAATCCGATACGCGGATGACATGGTTATTATACTCCGACCCGAAGATGATGCGACAGAGATACTTGAAAGAATCAGCGAGTTCCTCCGCAAACGCGGAATGAATGTAAGCCAAAAGAAAACCAAAGTTACCGCCGCGACAGATGGGTTTGATTTCCTCGGCTGGCACTTCAAAGTGCAGAGCAATGGAAAGTTCAGAAGCACTCCCTCAGTGGACAACTTCAAAGCATTCCGTAAGAAAGTAAAACACATCGTCAACAACTCGAATTATGGTGCTACCACAAAGGCTGAGAAATTAGCCCCGGTAGTTAGAGGGTGGAGAAATTACCATAAGTTCTGCAAGATGGATGGGTCAAGGTTCTCCTTATGGCACATCAATCATAGAGCTTTCAAGGTATTCAACAAGGAAACCAAGCAAAATCGTCACAAATGCCAGGAGCTAATAAAAAAGGCATTCCCAGCAGTTTCCTACTCCGAAAATAAACACGTCATGGTCAAAGGAACAAAATCCCCCTATGACGGAGATACAGCCTACTGGAGTGAACGTAATAGTAAGCTCTATGATGGCGAAACCTCTAAAGCTCTTAAGAAGCAAAACCATAGATGTGCTTCCTGCGGTTTAAAATTCATCGATAAAGAACGGATTCATCTGCATCACATTGATGGAAATCACGCCAACTGGAAGAAAAATAATCTTGAAGCAATTCATGAGAGTTGCCACGATTACAAACACATGAGCAAAGGCGCAAGCTGA
- the cofH gene encoding 7,8-didemethyl-8-hydroxy-5-deazariboflavin synthase subunit CofH: MLTKIAFETILERALMGYDLSPEEGVVLLQQTEPEAIAAIRTTSDTLRHTQAGDTVTYIINRNINFTNICEQHCSFCAFRRDNGDADAYWLDSAQILEKATDAVQRGATEICMQGGLNPQAQINGKSLPYYLKVIETIKQKFPQIHLHAFSPQEVQFIARLDGLEYADVITALRDAGVGSMPGTAAEVLDDEVRRILCPEKIDTATWLEIVSTAHKLGLHTTSTMLSGHIETHEQQIGHLEKLRSLQKTAINQGYPARITEFILLPFVGQEAPKSLRRRVGRDQPVLTDALLLGAVARIYLGNWIPNHQQSWVKLGLAGATEALVWGCNDIGGTLMEEHITTMAGALGGTCMEVETLQTAIASLGKPYQQRDTLYHKIRS, from the coding sequence ATGCTGACAAAAATTGCGTTTGAAACAATTCTGGAACGTGCTTTGATGGGATACGACTTATCCCCCGAAGAGGGAGTGGTATTGTTACAACAAACTGAGCCAGAGGCGATCGCAGCAATACGTACTACATCCGATACACTCCGCCACACTCAAGCAGGCGATACTGTCACCTACATAATTAACCGTAATATCAACTTTACTAACATTTGTGAGCAGCACTGTAGTTTTTGTGCTTTCCGTCGAGATAATGGCGATGCCGATGCATACTGGTTAGATTCGGCGCAAATTTTGGAAAAAGCCACAGATGCCGTGCAACGGGGTGCGACAGAAATCTGTATGCAGGGGGGGTTAAATCCACAAGCGCAGATAAATGGTAAATCTTTGCCCTATTATCTCAAAGTTATAGAAACCATCAAACAGAAATTTCCTCAGATACATTTACACGCTTTCTCTCCCCAAGAAGTGCAATTTATCGCCAGACTTGACGGACTGGAATATGCTGATGTGATTACTGCTTTGCGCGATGCTGGTGTTGGCTCAATGCCGGGAACAGCAGCTGAAGTATTAGACGATGAAGTAAGACGGATATTGTGTCCAGAGAAGATTGACACAGCCACTTGGCTAGAAATTGTTAGCACCGCTCACAAATTAGGCTTGCATACCACTAGCACCATGTTATCTGGGCATATTGAAACCCACGAACAGCAAATCGGGCATTTAGAAAAATTGCGATCGCTCCAAAAAACCGCCATCAATCAGGGATATCCAGCCAGGATCACGGAGTTTATTTTATTACCCTTTGTTGGCCAAGAAGCACCCAAATCCTTACGTCGTCGTGTTGGACGCGATCAACCAGTTTTAACCGATGCACTGCTATTAGGGGCTGTAGCGCGGATTTACTTAGGTAATTGGATTCCCAACCATCAGCAGAGTTGGGTAAAACTGGGGCTTGCAGGTGCGACAGAAGCCTTAGTTTGGGGTTGCAACGATATCGGCGGCACTTTGATGGAGGAGCATATTACTACAATGGCAGGTGCTTTGGGTGGTACGTGTATGGAAGTGGAAACCTTGCAAACTGCGATCGCTTCTTTAGGAAAACCTTACCAACAACGAGATACTCTCTATCATAAAATTAGGAGTTAG
- a CDS encoding cyclic nucleotide-binding domain-containing protein, giving the protein MLSETKLSTMISPQILFKIQWLGEQIILEPNQLLYSDGDKSEYMYITLEGEVYFYYGNIKIWIGPGDFIGEIGFLLGSDRIETVKVGEKGCVLWRVRRNKLFQTDDIEITILMTHLLIGIAPYMEMRMMEFTEEFKVASDIATNHCDFDHPSIRYTAELLKGKDDWESAINVWDYVRTMPYRFGFWYVKASQTLELGFGMCTTKANLQVALLRAMGIEANYGEANVAAEYLIPFLPPAYRFKVTKDIKHYFCLVNLDGEYFRSDASFTKESLQCFASCHPEYLFLVHKKFTRGEHFAVERKGKTLEYRMIDNLSHVMSKRPFYKVGNVEAMNLLLDKAQGTFRPVPIWVPSTLELLRYRPQAALIKALVGSVTEANTIRQYLLESV; this is encoded by the coding sequence ATGCTATCTGAAACAAAATTATCTACGATGATTTCCCCTCAAATACTTTTCAAAATTCAATGGTTAGGTGAACAAATTATTTTGGAGCCGAATCAGCTACTTTATAGTGATGGGGACAAATCAGAATATATGTATATAACACTTGAAGGTGAAGTGTATTTTTACTATGGAAATATAAAAATTTGGATTGGTCCTGGAGATTTTATTGGAGAGATTGGGTTTCTTTTGGGTAGTGACCGTATTGAAACAGTGAAAGTGGGAGAGAAAGGTTGTGTTTTGTGGCGCGTTAGACGAAATAAATTATTTCAAACAGATGATATTGAAATAACAATTTTGATGACTCACTTACTTATTGGAATTGCTCCTTACATGGAGATGAGAATGATGGAATTTACGGAGGAGTTCAAAGTAGCATCTGATATTGCTACTAACCATTGTGATTTTGACCACCCTTCCATTCGCTATACTGCTGAGCTATTGAAGGGCAAGGACGATTGGGAATCAGCCATTAATGTATGGGATTATGTCCGCACAATGCCTTATCGATTTGGTTTTTGGTATGTCAAAGCATCACAAACGCTGGAACTTGGTTTTGGAATGTGTACTACTAAAGCTAATCTCCAAGTAGCATTGTTACGAGCAATGGGAATTGAAGCTAACTATGGTGAAGCTAATGTAGCGGCTGAATACTTAATACCCTTTCTACCACCTGCTTACCGATTTAAAGTTACTAAAGATATTAAACATTATTTTTGCCTTGTTAATTTAGACGGAGAATACTTTCGCAGTGATGCATCTTTTACTAAAGAAAGTTTACAGTGTTTTGCATCTTGCCATCCAGAATATTTATTTCTTGTCCACAAGAAATTTACTCGTGGTGAACATTTTGCGGTCGAACGCAAAGGAAAAACTTTAGAATACCGTATGATTGATAACTTATCACACGTTATGTCAAAACGTCCGTTTTATAAGGTGGGCAATGTAGAAGCAATGAATCTTCTCCTTGATAAAGCCCAAGGGACATTCAGACCTGTACCGATTTGGGTTCCATCAACATTAGAGTTACTCCGCTATCGGCCTCAAGCCGCTTTAATTAAAGCCTTAGTTGGTTCAGTGACAGAAGCAAATACAATACGCCAATATTTGTTAGAGAGTGTTTGA
- a CDS encoding ferritin-like domain-containing protein, which yields MQELDQKKTIDLLNAIMEFELAGVVRYTHYSLMVTGPNRIPIVAFFKAQASESLLHAEQVGEILTGLDGHPSLKIAPMEETYQHKVKDILAESLSHEKKALDLYKDLLETVTNASIYLEEFARGMIGQEEMHNLELKKMLRDFG from the coding sequence ATGCAAGAACTTGACCAGAAAAAGACTATTGACCTGCTGAACGCCATCATGGAATTTGAACTAGCAGGGGTAGTGCGCTACACACATTATTCTTTGATGGTAACTGGCCCTAACCGTATTCCGATTGTGGCTTTTTTCAAAGCACAGGCAAGTGAATCTTTACTTCATGCCGAACAAGTGGGAGAAATTCTCACCGGTTTAGATGGGCATCCCTCCCTGAAAATCGCCCCAATGGAAGAAACCTACCAGCATAAAGTCAAGGATATCTTGGCAGAAAGCTTATCCCATGAAAAAAAGGCATTGGATCTGTATAAAGATTTGCTTGAAACTGTCACCAATGCCAGCATTTACCTTGAAGAATTCGCTCGCGGTATGATTGGACAAGAAGAGATGCATAATCTCGAATTGAAAAAGATGTTACGCGATTTTGGTTAA
- a CDS encoding helix-hairpin-helix domain-containing protein — MKKFRYICLTVAAAAIVTLSSCSSTPTAENSSAPVASTPATEAVSENSHSGHGGKEKININSAILSELDKFEAKLGVPALSNKIQASRPYGRPEDLVTKKVITQEQFDQIKDQVGVQEVVLTGEAKDVDYMSKLGLMKGHLLVAQELLDQNQPKQAEPHIGHPVEEIYVDVEEQLNERKVKEFKTTLVSLQDLVKSSPKNSKVKTNFTSSMQAVDSAIAALPEAQRSKPGFVLQVINELLDSANSEYGAALANGKITAPIEYQDSRGFVVYANDLYKGISSQVAQADPEAHKAIDTSFAELIKVWPAAIPPAKAVKIPNDVTKLVKTIEENSQKVVDKSNTQAQL, encoded by the coding sequence ATGAAAAAATTTCGCTATATCTGTTTAACAGTGGCAGCTGCGGCAATAGTTACCTTAAGTTCCTGTAGCAGTACACCAACCGCAGAAAATTCCTCAGCACCAGTTGCTAGCACTCCAGCTACAGAGGCAGTAAGTGAGAACAGTCATAGTGGTCACGGTGGCAAAGAAAAAATTAACATTAACAGTGCAATATTGTCAGAATTGGATAAGTTTGAAGCCAAGCTAGGTGTCCCGGCTTTATCCAACAAAATTCAGGCAAGTCGTCCCTACGGCAGACCAGAAGATTTAGTTACTAAGAAAGTAATTACTCAAGAACAGTTCGACCAAATTAAAGACCAGGTTGGTGTTCAAGAAGTGGTACTCACAGGTGAGGCAAAAGATGTTGACTATATGTCTAAATTAGGCTTAATGAAAGGACATCTTTTGGTAGCACAAGAACTGCTGGATCAGAATCAGCCGAAACAGGCAGAACCTCATATAGGACATCCAGTTGAGGAGATTTACGTTGACGTAGAAGAACAATTGAATGAGCGCAAAGTCAAAGAATTTAAGACAACTTTGGTGAGTTTGCAAGATTTAGTGAAATCTAGTCCGAAGAATAGCAAAGTTAAAACTAATTTTACTTCTTCAATGCAAGCAGTTGATTCCGCGATCGCAGCTTTGCCAGAAGCTCAACGCTCAAAACCGGGATTTGTGCTACAGGTAATTAACGAATTGCTAGATTCAGCTAACTCCGAATATGGTGCGGCGCTCGCAAATGGTAAAATAACCGCGCCAATTGAGTATCAAGACTCTCGTGGTTTTGTGGTTTACGCCAATGATTTATACAAAGGAATTTCTAGTCAAGTAGCTCAAGCAGATCCGGAAGCACACAAAGCTATCGACACTAGTTTTGCTGAACTAATAAAAGTTTGGCCCGCCGCCATCCCACCAGCAAAAGCAGTAAAAATTCCTAATGATGTTACCAAGCTAGTGAAAACCATTGAGGAAAACTCTCAAAAAGTGGTTGACAAATCCAATACCCAAGCACAGCTATAA
- a CDS encoding FTR1 family iron permease: MDFSTALPTFVITLREGVEAALVVGIVLALLKKAKQSRLNSWVYAGVGVGIVVSALIGVLFSWIIQVLGAANPQYTTVVEPGLEGVFSVLAIAMLSWMLIWMTKQARFMKATVEGAVTEALTQNSNAGWGVFTLILIAVVREGFETVLFVAANFQQGLMPALGAIAGLAGATAIGVLLFKWGVKINIRQFFQVMGVLLVLIVAGLVVSALKHFDEAVANLALSSRATENLCFYYERFTKVHSCILGPMVSNTSTILPDEQFPGIILKSLFGYRDNLYLVQAVGYVAFLLTIGGLYFRSLGGASPEGRKNIPFAQKPINSAKD, encoded by the coding sequence ATGGATTTTAGTACTGCTCTACCTACTTTTGTAATAACACTCCGAGAAGGAGTAGAAGCTGCCCTTGTTGTTGGTATTGTGCTAGCTTTGCTGAAAAAAGCTAAACAATCCCGACTCAATTCATGGGTATATGCTGGTGTCGGCGTTGGCATTGTCGTCAGTGCCTTAATCGGTGTGCTATTCAGTTGGATAATTCAAGTACTGGGAGCTGCGAATCCTCAATACACCACTGTAGTTGAGCCAGGGCTAGAAGGTGTGTTTAGTGTGTTAGCGATCGCAATGCTCAGTTGGATGCTAATCTGGATGACTAAACAAGCCAGATTTATGAAAGCTACAGTTGAGGGAGCAGTAACAGAAGCGCTGACACAAAACTCAAATGCTGGCTGGGGTGTTTTTACTTTAATTTTAATTGCCGTTGTCCGCGAAGGCTTTGAAACTGTTCTCTTCGTTGCAGCTAATTTTCAACAGGGATTAATGCCAGCATTGGGTGCTATTGCTGGTTTGGCAGGGGCAACTGCCATTGGGGTGCTGCTATTTAAATGGGGTGTCAAAATTAACATCCGCCAGTTTTTCCAGGTAATGGGCGTTTTATTAGTGTTGATTGTCGCTGGGTTAGTAGTTTCAGCCTTAAAACATTTTGACGAAGCAGTAGCTAACCTTGCTCTTAGCAGTCGTGCTACAGAAAACCTTTGTTTCTATTACGAACGTTTTACAAAAGTCCACTCCTGTATTTTGGGGCCAATGGTTTCCAATACTTCCACAATCTTGCCTGACGAACAGTTTCCTGGGATTATTCTCAAATCTTTATTTGGCTATAGAGATAATCTCTATCTTGTGCAAGCAGTAGGATATGTGGCATTTTTACTCACCATTGGAGGACTGTATTTCCGTAGCCTTGGAGGTGCTTCTCCTGAAGGTAGAAAGAATATCCCCTTTGCTCAAAAACCAATTAATTCTGCAAAAGATTAA
- a CDS encoding multicopper oxidase domain-containing protein, whose protein sequence is MPNNFALSDGKPWSRRQLLKLGLAGAGVTGVAGLWQMLNLQSKSIVKVPPLDMEAPDDATNPMKMLRDFDYGTVKQENGRTIREFQLIAGTSIINLNSAVSYNIWDLNGRIPGPTLRAKQGDRIRVLFLNNAGHSHSLHFHGVHPAEMDGVRPISNGKATIYEFDAEPYGVHLYHCHIEPVTRHIAKGLYGMFIIDPPTPRPPADEIVLVMAGYDVNDDSHNDYYAFNGVPHYYMHNPIRIYKDQLIRLYVLNIIEYDPVVTFHLHANFFDVYRYGMSMTPSEKADVITMGMAERHILEFAFRYPGKYMFHPHQDAIAENGCMGQFEVLAQSNQKTVNNS, encoded by the coding sequence ATGCCCAACAACTTCGCTCTAAGTGACGGAAAACCTTGGAGCCGCCGTCAATTATTGAAGCTGGGGCTAGCAGGTGCTGGAGTGACTGGTGTAGCTGGACTTTGGCAAATGCTAAATCTACAAAGTAAGTCAATCGTCAAAGTGCCACCACTAGATATGGAAGCACCAGACGACGCTACCAACCCGATGAAGATGTTAAGGGATTTTGATTATGGGACGGTGAAGCAAGAAAATGGTCGGACTATCCGGGAATTTCAGTTAATTGCGGGTACTTCCATCATAAATCTCAATAGTGCTGTCTCTTACAACATCTGGGATTTAAACGGTCGCATACCAGGGCCAACACTACGGGCAAAACAGGGCGATCGCATCCGGGTACTATTTCTCAACAACGCCGGCCATTCTCACTCTTTGCATTTTCATGGCGTTCATCCGGCGGAAATGGATGGTGTTCGCCCAATCAGCAACGGCAAAGCCACAATTTATGAATTTGATGCTGAACCCTATGGCGTTCACTTGTACCACTGCCATATTGAACCAGTTACCCGTCACATCGCTAAGGGGCTGTACGGGATGTTTATCATCGATCCACCGACTCCCCGTCCCCCGGCTGATGAAATCGTACTAGTGATGGCTGGGTATGACGTGAATGATGATAGCCATAATGATTATTACGCCTTCAACGGTGTGCCCCACTATTACATGCATAATCCGATTCGCATTTACAAAGATCAGTTGATTCGGCTATATGTTCTCAACATCATTGAATACGATCCGGTAGTGACGTTTCATCTCCACGCCAACTTCTTTGATGTTTATCGCTATGGCATGAGTATGACTCCTAGCGAGAAAGCTGATGTGATTACGATGGGTATGGCAGAAAGGCACATTTTGGAATTTGCTTTTCGCTACCCAGGTAAGTATATGTTCCATCCCCATCAGGATGCGATCGCCGAAAACGGTTGCATGGGTCAATTTGAAGTACTTGCCCAGAGCAATCAAAAGACTGTTAACAATTCATGA
- a CDS encoding ABC transporter substrate-binding protein: MYRRWLLSAFVILLSIVLVACTTANTQQLQTKVENTTEATNTNSQQLPKESAKRVVALSSLSADIISRLDQTKVVGITGSKLFKNDSRFKDIPRVSEGQSPPNLEKVVALKPDLVIGAEGFSNIPIQKLQQLGIQTLLTKVNSWKSLEELTKTLAQSINADPQLLLNRYKTFLPDKSTQSPSTLALVSRQPILAPNKNSWAGDLLAKFQAKNIAADLQGKSPVGGYVTLSAEKVLEANPEVIILVNPPQVNSEAALLDSLKKEAFWQQLQATKNNRVYVFDYFGLVNPGSIDAIEKACQQLKQALFAPQS, encoded by the coding sequence ATGTATCGTCGTTGGCTTTTATCTGCTTTCGTAATTTTGTTGAGTATAGTTTTAGTTGCTTGCACCACTGCAAATACTCAGCAACTACAAACAAAAGTGGAAAATACCACTGAGGCGACTAACACGAATTCTCAGCAATTACCAAAAGAATCGGCAAAAAGAGTGGTTGCTCTTTCTTCTCTATCGGCTGATATTATCTCTCGACTTGATCAAACAAAAGTTGTTGGAATCACTGGTAGCAAATTATTTAAGAATGACTCAAGATTTAAGGATATTCCCCGCGTTAGCGAAGGTCAAAGTCCGCCAAATTTAGAGAAAGTGGTAGCACTCAAACCAGATTTAGTTATTGGTGCTGAAGGTTTTTCTAACATTCCAATTCAAAAACTTCAGCAGCTAGGAATTCAAACTTTGCTCACTAAGGTGAATAGCTGGAAATCTTTAGAAGAACTTACAAAGACACTGGCTCAGTCAATTAATGCCGATCCTCAGCTTTTGTTAAATCGTTATAAAACTTTCTTGCCAGATAAGTCAACTCAGAGTCCTTCTACTCTAGCGCTGGTTAGTCGTCAACCAATTTTAGCGCCGAATAAAAACAGTTGGGCAGGAGATTTGCTGGCGAAATTTCAGGCGAAAAATATCGCAGCAGATTTACAAGGAAAAAGTCCAGTTGGCGGCTATGTGACGCTTTCGGCGGAGAAAGTTTTAGAAGCAAATCCAGAGGTGATAATTTTAGTTAATCCTCCACAAGTAAATTCGGAAGCGGCACTTTTAGATTCTTTGAAAAAGGAAGCTTTTTGGCAACAACTGCAAGCAACTAAAAATAACCGAGTCTATGTGTTTGATTATTTTGGTTTGGTAAATCCAGGTAGTATAGATGCAATAGAAAAGGCTTGTCAGCAGCTTAAGCAAGCCTTGTTTGCACCACAGAGTTAG
- a CDS encoding CbtB-domain containing protein — protein MTVQSSSSVQQQVTRQVLSLPVQSALYIALCSLTLWTIYFSTYPAIHDTTHTLRHHTLMVSCH, from the coding sequence ATGACAGTTCAATCTTCTAGTTCGGTTCAACAACAAGTCACCCGTCAAGTATTATCACTACCTGTACAATCAGCGCTTTATATTGCACTGTGTTCTTTGACTCTGTGGACAATTTATTTCAGTACATACCCCGCTATCCATGACACAACTCATACTCTGCGTCACCACACACTGATGGTGAGTTGCCATTAG
- a CDS encoding DUF1636 family protein, protein MNHQHIIFVCTRCGSSHQTKQYVAKSDGERLLEKLQTLYHDWMLQDEFSIQPVECMGVCDQACAIAFVCFNKHTYLFGDLPADPECVDNTATAVLDCASQYHAKPDGLLPYAKRPELLRAGAIARIPPLPPCQ, encoded by the coding sequence ATGAATCATCAACACATTATATTCGTCTGCACGAGGTGTGGAAGTAGTCATCAAACAAAACAGTATGTTGCTAAAAGCGACGGTGAACGGCTGCTAGAGAAATTACAAACCCTATATCATGATTGGATGTTGCAAGACGAGTTCTCGATTCAACCCGTTGAATGCATGGGTGTTTGTGACCAGGCTTGTGCAATTGCTTTCGTCTGTTTTAACAAACACACCTACTTATTCGGCGATCTGCCTGCTGATCCTGAATGTGTAGATAATACAGCAACTGCCGTACTTGACTGTGCTAGTCAGTATCACGCCAAGCCGGATGGTTTGCTCCCATACGCCAAGCGCCCGGAACTGCTCAGAGCCGGAGCGATCGCACGGATTCCACCTCTGCCGCCGTGTCAATAG